A region from the Leishmania panamensis strain MHOM/PA/94/PSC-1 chromosome 20 sequence genome encodes:
- a CDS encoding hypothetical protein (TriTrypDB/GeneDB-style sysID: LpmP.20.2585) encodes MFRVSLTLLGHGQYKTRLKKRMVGFIPKVIPRKIRNNMVALRSEANTGHMEGYLKTEAERLDATGRKLQKVMWDPVLQRYTLMKETKVRGPFLTKSNIARKVDFPIGALHGLKVEGKK; translated from the coding sequence ATGTTTCGCGTTTCCTTGACGCTGCTTGGTCATGGACAATACAAGACCCGCCTAAAGAAGCGCATGGTTGGCTTCATTCCCAAGGTAATTCCGCGGAAGATTCGCAACAACATGGTAGCGCTGCGTAGCGAGGCAAACACGGGGCACATGGAGGGATACCTCAAGACCGAAGCGGAGCGGCTTGATGCTACAGGGCGAAAGCTACAGAAGGTGATGTGGGACCCCGTACTGCAGCGCTATACGTTGATGAAGGAGACGAAGGTGCGCGGCCCGTTCCTGACAAAGAGCAACATCGCCCGCAAAGTGGACTTTCCCATTGGTGCACTGCACGGTCTCAAGGTCGAGGGTAAAAAGTAG
- a CDS encoding ribosomal protein L3, putative (TriTrypDB/GeneDB-style sysID: LpmP.20.2590): MSHCKFEHPRHGHLGFLPRKRSRQIRGRARAFPKDDATQKPHLTSFMVFKAGMTHIVRDVDRPGSKVNKKEVVEPVTILEAPPMVVVGIVGYRQTPVGLKTMGTVWAHHTSVEFRRRYYKNWKQSAQLAFSRQKQFANTKEGKIAEARMLHAFARKASVIRVIAHTQLRKLRNHRVGVKKAHVQEIQINGGNVAAKIALAKSLLEKEVRVDSVFQQSEACDVCSVTKGHGTEGVVKRWGVACLPRKTHRGLRKVACIGAWHPARVMYTVARAGQHGYHHRTQLNKKIYQIGRTVAVEPNQATTTYDLTAKTITPMGGFVGYGTVRNDYVMLKGSVSGPRRRVMTLRRPMAPQTSRQLKEKIVLKFIDTSSKIGHGRFQTKKEKNQWFGPLKKDRIRREERLRKERAARAVERKAKAAKK, translated from the coding sequence ATGTCTCACTGCAAGTTCGAGCACCCCCGCCACGGCCATCTCGGCTTCCTTCCACGCAAGCGCTCGCGCCAGATCCGcggccgcgcgcgcgcgttccCGAAGGACGACGCGACGCAGAAGCCCCACCTCACGAGCTTCATGGTGTTCAAGGCCGGTATGACGCACATTGTGCGTGATGTTGACCGCCCTGGATCGAAGGTGAACaagaaggaggtggtggagccgGTGACGATCCTGGAGGCGCCGccgatggtggtggtcggcATTGTGGGCTACCGCCAGACCCCGGTGGGCCTGAAGACGATGGGCACCGTGTGGGCGCACCACACGAGCGTGGAgttccgccgccgctactACAAGAACTGGAAGCAGTCTGCGCAGCTTGCCTTCTCTCGCCAGAAGCAGTTCGCGAACACGAAGGAGGGCAAGATCGCCGAGGCGCGCATGCTGCACGCGTTCGCGAGGAAGGCGTCCGTCATCCGCGTGattgcgcacacgcagctgcgtAAGCTGCGCAACCACCGTGTGGGcgtgaagaaggcgcacgTGCAGGAGATTCAGATCAACGGCGGCAACGTTGCGGCGAAGATCGCGCTGGCCAAGTccctgctggagaaggaggtgcgcgtgGACTCCGTGTTCCAGCAGTCGGAGGCATGTGATGTGTGCTCCGTGACGAAGGGCCACGGTACGGAGGGTGTGGTGAAGCGCTGGGGCGTTGCCTGCCTGCCGCGCAAGACGCACCGCGGTCTGCGCAAAGTTGCGTGCATCGGCGCGTGGCACCCTGCCCGCGTCATGTACACCGTTGCGCGTGCCGGTCAGCACGGttaccaccaccgcacgcAGCTGAACAAGAAGATCTACCAGATCGGCCGCACTGTTGCTGTGGAGCCAAAccaggcgacgacgacgtacGATCTGACGGCCAAGACGATCACGCCCATGGGCGGCTTTGTCGGCTATGGAACGGTGCGCAACGATTACGTGATGCTGAAGGGCTCCGTGTCTGGCCCGCGCCGTCGTGTGATGACGTTGCGCCGCCCGATGGCGCCGCAGACGTCGCGccagctgaaggagaagatTGTGCTGAAGTTCATCGACACAAGCTCGAAGATCGGCCACGGTCGCTTCCAGacgaagaaggagaagaaccAGTGGTTCGGCCCGCTCAAGAAGGACCGTATCCGCCGCGAGGAGCGCCTGCGCAAGGAGCGCGCCGCCCGTGCCGTGGAGCGCAAGGCCAAGGCCGCGAAGAAGTAA
- a CDS encoding ubiquitin related modifier (urm1)-like protein (TriTrypDB/GeneDB-style sysID: LpmP.20.2560) produces the protein MDAMHKKIKISLSGGCELLFNKEGSITLVDVVPVGATVAVLIDILRRDYIKERPELFVDATGTNVRPGILVLVNGCDAEVFGGVQHVLEDGDEVEFVSTLHGG, from the coding sequence ATGGATGCGATGCATAAAAAAATCAAGATTTCACTTAGCGGTGGCTGCGAGCTGCTCTTCAACAAGGAGGGGAGTATCACTTTGGTAGATGTGGTACCTGTTGGCGCAACCGTTGCAGTGCTAATTGACATTTTGCGGCGGGACTATATCAAGGAAAGACCGGAGTTGTTCGTCGACGCCACTGGCACAAATGTGCGCCCCGGTATTCTGGTGCTGGTTAACGGCTGTGATGCCGAGGTGTTCGGCGGCGTACAGCACGTCTTGGAAGACGGTGATGAGGTAGAGTTTGTGTCCACGCTGCACGGCGGTTGA
- the SAT gene encoding serine acetyltransferase (TriTrypDB/GeneDB-style sysID: LpmP.20.2580), whose amino-acid sequence MNRLDRIREALEQLNPQCTENALLTLTPRIDLHKLKELMECLFYVFFPEWTNLPSQVTPTFTESDSLMEWVIGHIADILTTQIYIAFVLHGDAHAVENAKAFRPLNTSHRMPLEWNGHRIASLSFLSREPTGTSRGVAVTSTAEGGEVIPTRGVLQCKVNRALSPSTGTLSKTHVDNANTMQGTADTNRGANRVFLTNCKCKTDAIVTKFVVERLAHVRWLLHTDVEAIFNGDVAASSPSEVVLCYPGLRCMVHQRVAHQLHLLGVPQNFTRMLTEMAHSETGIDIHPNTTIGHHFFIDHGTGIVIGATAVIGNGVSIYQGVTLGARSFPIDKKTGERIRDLPRHPVIEDGVTLYANAVVLGRVTIGERSTIGGNCWVVRDVPPFSAIVQKSNRVLQPHERMFLEKDGSGI is encoded by the coding sequence ATGAATCGCCTTGACCGCATTCGGGAGGCTCTGGAGCAGCTGAATCCGCAGTGTACGGAGAACGCTTTGCTCACCTTAACCCCCCGGATTGATCTTCACAAGCTGAAAGAGCTGATGGAGTGTCTTTTCTACGTTTTCTTTCCAGAATGGACGAACCTGCCGTCGCAGGTAACACCGACATTCACCGAGTCCGACTCATTGATGGAGTGGGTGATTGGGCACATCGCAGACATTCTCACCACACAAATCTACATCGCCTTTGTCTTGCACGGCGATGCCCACGCAGTGGAGAATGCGAAGGCCTTCAGGCCGTTGAACACATCGCACCGCATGCCGCTCGAATGGAATGGGCACCGCATCGCATCCCTGTCTTTCCTTTCAAGGGAGCCGACCGGCACAAGTAGGGGAGTTGCTGTGACAAGTACGGCGGAGGGCGGTGAGGTGATACCGACGCGTGGAGTGCTGCAGTGCAAGGTAAACCGTGCTCTGTCGCCATCCACTGGGACCCTCTCCAAGACCCACGTCGATAACGCAAACACTATGCAAGGGACGGCTGATACCAACCGTGGCGCCAATCGGGTCTTCCTCACCAACTGCAAGTGCAAGACAGATGCGATTGTAACAAAGTTCGTCGTGGAGCGACTGGCCCACGTGCGCTGGCTCCTCCACACTGACGTTGAGGCGATTTTCAATGGAGACGTTGCTGCCTCTTCCCCGAGCGAGGTAGTTCTGTGCTACCCTGGACTCCGGTGTATGGTGCATCAGCGCGTGGCGCATCAGCTGCACCTGCTCGGCGTCCCGCAGAACTTTACTCGTATGCTGACGGAGATGGCGCACTCAGAGACCGGGATTGACATTCACCCTAACACCACCATTGGGCACCACTTCTTCATTGACCACGGCACCGGCATCGTGATAGGAGCGACAGCGGTCATTGGTAACGGTGTCTCTATTTACCAAGGTGTCACTCTCGGTGCGCGGAGTTTTCCGATAGACAAGAAGACGGGTGAGCGAATTCGGGACCTACCACGGCACCCCGTCATCGAGGACGGCGTCACGCTGTACGCGAACGCTGTCGTACTAGGGCGCGTGACGATTggcgagcgcagcaccaTAGGTGGCAACTGCTGGGTGGTGCGCGATGTTCCGCCCTTCTCGGCAATTGTGCAGAAGTCGAATCGCGTACTGCAACCACATGAGCGCATGTTTCTGGAGAAGGACGGCTCAGGCATCTGA
- a CDS encoding zinc carboxypeptidase, putative (TriTrypDB/GeneDB-style sysID: LpmP.20.2540): protein MGLRHSTCSQQSSPKEASSRRPSVEGHRDASQHTPKSSTFPSGQELTPDPSRNEPSDAQCETPESHAHAAHPTVQGPQVSDAFWVFQRPPNNQRTFYFKEDNLEFSSQFDSGNLIQVERVDAFQYRMYTAMDCGNAPWQTNNRQWFHFSVRGGSKDAIVTICFVGMAHSNMFTYDWMPVMAVVPTRPQYSRITGKAHVEALETMPETPGYPLLMHKPVLKDDADSDRGGDEGNNDVDDGSPATTSNGATGGTAFSISPMSKASGTGTKKKKKKNVAMNLTFNFKIEAEISVTYTPPQGRPDAPAIYIASNHPYTYSTLQCNLATWQEEALRSSAMQENSVQVPDYVVLRSISEEGGATESHCRSCLTKAPAGSSVKSKKRVGSSKTDNVALSYVGAHSGIYFHREVLCKSLEGRDITLLTISDCSGMTMERAHLISKEVGLPYSSALGQTERPFSFSGKQYVVLTARVHPGECPGSHLMHGCIDFLLNCTDSRAAALRRNFVFYIVPMLNPDGVVRGHSRVDSNGVDLNRMYRDPSPKQHPAPYAVLALLRSLGSHVTLFIDMHAHANKRGTFLYGNSMGWVNQIENLLYAKLVALNTPYLDFRRCNFLEANMFAVGKSGKRKDSSSRVVAFTETGIVHSYTIETSHVMADTLNQVIPMTGYQAEQLDTALPSPLPVMHSPATFRDTGRAMLLGLLDIKGMNPISRLTFTQFHSTRGLALWLQRQLQIESAEMLFTQAFKKHGKEVQATTSESGDALLTAVMKSLTAEEYPDKITIKGARLLPRTTFSGVRSFVPLETAIVLLLQTAPTGPPRSVLYGSSSGATANGATAGGGTDGKGGGDTLRRGTSPATGINNGNRGPNVIPPAVIATRRRSKPNVTPESTRVEM from the coding sequence ATGGGACTGAGGCACAGCACCTGCTCCCAGCAGAGTTCGCCGAAAGAGGCAAGCTCGCGGCGGCCTTCTGTCGAAGGACACCGCGACGCTTctcaacacacacccaaGAGCTCAACTTTCCCCTCTGGGCAGGAGTTGACTCCCGATCCTTCTCGAAATGAGCCTAGTGACGCGCAATGCGAGACACCAGAATCGCATGCTCATGCCGCACACCCGACGGTACAAGGGCCGCAAGTCAGCGATGCGTTCTGGGTGTTTCAGCGACCACCAAATAACCAACGCACCTTCTACTTCAAGGAGGACAATCTCGAGTTCTCGTCGCAGTTCGACAGCGGCAACCTCATTCAAGTGGAGCGGGTGGATGCGTTCCAGTATCGCATGTACACCGCAATGGACTGTGGCAACGCGCCCTGGCAGACCAACAACCGGCAGTGGTTCCACTTCTCCGTCCGAGGCGGCAGCAAGGACGCCATCGTCACAATCTGCTTCGTCGGCATGGCGCACAGCAACATGTTCACCTATGATTGGATGCCGGTCATGGCTGTTGTGCCAACGCGACCGCAGTATAGTCGCATCACTGGAAAGGCGCATGTTGAGGCCCTAGAGACAATGCCAGAAACTCCCGGATACCCTCTTCTTATGCACAAGCCCGTGTTGAAGGACGACGCCGACAGTGACAGGGGAGGTGATGAGGGCAACAACGACGTTGACGATGGTTCCCCAGCCACCACGAGTAATGGGGCCACTGGCGGAAccgccttctccatctcaCCGATGAGCAAAGCATCTGGGACAGgcacgaagaaaaagaagaagaagaacgtTGCTATGAACCTCACCTTCAACTTCAAAATCGAGGCGGAGATCTCGGTAACATATACACCCCCGCAGGGACGTCCAGACGCGCCCGCAATCTACATTGCAAGCAATCACCCCTACACCTACTCCACATTGCAATGTAACCTTGCAACGTGGCAGGAGGAGGCTCTACGAAGTAGTGCTATGCAGGAGAACAGTGTACAGGTACCCGATtacgtggtgctgcgctcgATCTCAGAGGAAGGTGGTGCGACGGAGTCTCACTGCCGAAGCTGTCTAACCAAGGCACCGGCTGGAAGCAGCGTCAAGAGTAAGAAGCGCGTTGGAAGCTCCAAAACCGACAACGTCGCTCTTTCGTACGTTGGGGCTCACAGTGGGATCTACTTCCACCGCGAGGTTCTGTGCAAGTCGCTGGAGGGACGAGACATTACACTCTTGACGATTAGCGACTGCAGCGGAATGACTATGGAACGGGCACACCTCATTTCCAAGGAGGTTGGCCTTCCTTACTCCTCGGCTCTCGGCCAGACAGAGAGgcctttctccttctctggcAAACAGTACGTGGTGCTAACGGCTCGTGTCCATCCAGGTGAATGCCCAGGCAGCCATCTCATGCACGGCTGCATTGATTTTCTATTGAACTGCACGGACAGtcgtgcggcagcgctgcgacgtAACTTTGTCTTCTACATCGTGCCGATGCTGAATCCGGACGGCGTAGTACGCGGTCACAGCCGCGTCGACTCCAACGGTGTTGACCTTAATCGCATGTACAGGGACCCGTCACCTAAGCAGCACCCCGCGCCGTACGCAGTTCTCGCCCTTCTGCGGTCACTGGGCAGCCACGTAACACTTTTCATCGACATGCACGCCCACGCCAACAAGCGGGGCACCTTCTTATACGGTAACAGCATGGGTTGGGTAAACCAGATAGAGAACTTGCTTTACGCGAAGTTGGTTGCGTTAAACACGCCCTATCTTGACTTCCGCAGATGCAACTTCTTGGAGGCTAATATGTTTGCCGTTGGCAAATCTGGCAAGCGTAAGGACTCCTCCAGCCGTGTTGTTGCCTTCACGGAGACCGGTATCGTGCACAGTTATACCATTGAGACTTCTCACGTCATGGCTGACACGCTGAACCAGGTCATCCCGATGACGGGCTATCAAGCCGAGCAGCTTGACACCGCCCTTCCAAGCCCCCTGCCTGTAATGCACTCACCAGCGACCTTCCGCGACACCGGTCGCGCGATGCTGTTAGGGCTTCTCGATATCAAGGGTATGAATCCCATAAGTCGTCTGACCTTTACACAATTCCACTCAACACGCGGGCTCGCTCTTTGGCTACAGAGACAGCTGCAGATCGAGTCAGCGGAAATGCTTTTTACGCAGGCCTTCAAGAAGCATGGCAAGGAGGTGCAGGCAACCACGAGCGAGTCTGGAGACGCTCTGCTCACGGCCGTCATGAAGAGCTTGACGGCAGAGGAGTACCCAGATAAGATCACCATCAAAGGCGCACGACTGCTGCCCCGAACCACTTTCAGCGGTGTGCGCAGTTTTGTGCCACTGGAGACGGCCATTGTGCTACTGTTGCAAACGGCGCCGACGGGGCCGCCGCGTTCGGTCCtgtacggcagcagcagcggggcgaCTGCGAACGGCGCTACAGCTGGTGGAGGAACCGACGGtaagggcggcggcgacactCTGCGCCGAGGCACGTCCCCCGCTACTGGTATCAACAACGGAAACCGTGGTCCGAACGTGATCCCACCGGCGGTAAtcgcgacgcggcggcgttCGAAGCCCAATGTGACTCCCGAGAGTACTAGAGTGGAGATGTAG
- a CDS encoding regulatory subunit of protein kinase a-like protein (TriTrypDB/GeneDB-style sysID: LpmP.20.2550): MSSFDKCVAQLVKRMGDDVPKEVRVKILQNISHSIDDYQHLRDLADAQALMDAEAAKKALEEERCRKLRHQASAPLFSSSMSKTTTPPCVMECASRKHMRLKGMSASRLSRMNASVSTSSKRERPRTVAAASARTTVRPKTYAVQGRSVDFGFSKEISVQLHKLGNRASGKRPSVHRSKPIGTASASASAKPSVGAVSASAPTEVNEPAARQTNSISIERPKRLSPPPLDQTAMKESESVNSTTNGIHEAPRISRSETISYQETFKGFRFGRQDTESGKSTTLEMHSQGGEAEQEAEEAEEFIDDREDERRRTIQMQRPSRGAISDSSLDVDEARIANFPTTPKSQEKVKTISRVLVRHFLFSTLDDSDIAKFASIMDIEEFVAGTKILEKGNANDTFFIVLDGEAEMTIENDGEVVAAPLVRGSTFGDLGLMYEVSNDADVVARVSMQCASLERRTYKMITSRAMEDKRHRYIDFLSSLPVFAGLTSHQLEAVAECLKEDSYVEGQRLIVAGVPNHWMHIVIEGTLRVMAPDAESGDMKEVALLRRGDFAGHIEFLYHHVCVADVVVANAVVKTAKLSRRSFERIPSEARERMIRSVEEDETYAPYHQRMRSATPPPFDTTPPFDAPPSHLLHTMCSHKSA, from the coding sequence ATGTCCAGCTTCGACAAGTGCGTCGCGCAGCTGGTGAAGCGTATGGGCGATGACGTGCCGAAGGAAGTTCGGGTGAAGATACTGCAGAACATCAGCCACAGCATTGATGATTACCAGCACCTCCGTGACTTAGCTGACGCGCAAGCACTCATGGATGCCGAGGCTGCAAAGAAGGCCCTAGAGGAGGAACGGTGTCGAAAGCTGAGGCACCAAGCGAGTGCGCCACTATTCTCGTCGTCGATGTCGAAGACCACCACTCCCCCCTGCGTGATGGAATGTGCATCGCGCAAGCATATGAGACTTAAGGGAATGTCTGCTTCGAGACTCAGCAGGATGAATGCCTCTGTCTCCACCTCTTCAAAGCGCGAAAGACCGAGGACCGTGGCCGCGGCATCTGCGAGGACGACGGTGCGCCCTAAGACGTACGCGGTGCAGGGGAGAAGCGTTGACTTTGGCTTCTCGAAGGAAATatctgtgcagctgcacaaacTGGGGAACAGAGCTTCAGGAAAGAGGCCCTCGGTCCACAGGTCAAAGCCGATAGGTACGGCTTCAGCGAGCGCGAGCGCCAAGCCGTCCGTGGGCGCCGTATCAGCATCTGCACCTACTGAGGTCAATGAACCGGCTGCGAGGCAGACGAATTCAATATCGATTGAACGTCCAAAGCGCTTGTCACCGCCCCCGCTGGACCAAACCGCGATGAAGGAGTCGGAGTCCGTGAACTCGACAACTAATGGCATACACGAGGCACCGCGCATCTCCCGCAGCGAGACAATCTCCTACCAGGAGACCTTCAAGGGATTCAGGTTTGGACGTCAGGACACCGAGAGCGGGAAGAGCACCACGCTCGAAATGCACTCCCAGGGCGGAGAGGCagagcaggaggcggaggaggcggaggagttCATAGATGACCGCGAAGATGAGCGACGCCGCACCATCCAAATGCAGCGCCCGAGCCGCGGCGCCATCTCGGATTCTTCACTAGACGTTGACGAGGCGCGGATTGCGAACTTCCCGACCACACCGAAGTCAcaggagaaggtgaagaccATTTCGCGCGTTCTTGTGCGTCACTTTTTGTTTTCCACGCTGGACGACAGTGATATTGCCAAGTTTGCGTCCATCATGGACATAGAGGAGTTCGTGGCAGGAACGAAAATATTGGAAAAGGGGAATGCGAACGACACGTTCTTTATTGTGCTTGACGGTGAGGCAGAAATGACGATAGAGAACGACGGTGAGGTGGTggctgcgccgctggtgcgcgGCTCCACGTTTGGGGATTTAGGTTTGATGTACGAAGTATCAAACGATGCCGACGTCGTCGCGCGCGTTTCGATGCAGTGCGCCTCGCTAGAGCGCCGCACTTACAAGATGATCACTTCGCGCGCAATGGAGGACAAACGACACAGGTACATTGACTTTCTGTCATCGCTGCCAGTGTTCGCTGGACTGACCTCTCACCAACTGGAGGCCGTTGCAGAGTGTCTCAAGGAGGACAGCTATGTAGAGGGGCAGCGACTGATCGTGGCCGGTGTGCCAAATCACTGGATGCATATCGTAATAGAGGGAACCCTGCGCGTGATGGCGCCGGATGCTGAGAGTGGCGATATGAAAgaagtggcgctgctgcgccgcggcgactTCGCTGGTCACATCGAGTTCCTTTACCATCACGTCTGTGTTGCTGATGTAGTAGTCGCTAACGCAGTGGTGAAGACTGCAAAACTAAGCCGCCGCTCTTTTGAGCGCATCCCCAGCGAGGCCCGCGAACGGATGATTAGgtctgtggaggaggacgagacgTATGCGCCGTATCACCAGcggatgcgcagcgccacgccCCCGCCGTTTGACACAACGCCTCCGTTTGATGCCCCGCCATCGCACCTGTTACACACCATGTGCTCACACAAGAGCGCATAG
- a CDS encoding selenocysteine-specific elongation factor, putative (TriTrypDB/GeneDB-style sysID: LpmP.20.2570), which translates to MLNVNIGLLGHVDSGKTALAKALSRTASTAAFDKSPQSQSRGITLDLGFSACEVSVEDGNEDACEVLRSAELTKVQCTLVDCPGHASLIRTVVGGAQIIDAMVLVIDATKGMQAQTAECLVLGEVMAKPLVVVLNKVDAVQGATPEAKASTLAALKQRLQQTFRRTRWPTVVIVEVAAAPREVMGMIGPPVNTEAVLPQVLRVVDLVALKAAKEREGERPERFYMLVDHCFAVRGQGTVFTGTVVAGMVQVGDTVLVPELQMTRKVKGLQVFHKPVGLARSGDRVGLCVAQFDPTRMERGVLCSAASSGRTLANSSQLIAKVHRVRYHPLPCDTHTKFHISIGHATVMGTMRYFSRPARTNANLNVSGAADRFDPFIESTWVEELGDEVVVSYNTSTSSTASAPGRPLLPAPAEQDYYAVLLLERPVLAASGVFMIAMRLDVERENFCRIALAGTVCHVFSKDSTAVTAATPTLGDSEHSSNHTQVPAWRRLPVVRYRYRTLRVNRVLDSRSCIATGVVSLQTPGDGGGSATPARAFSSAKRNKDSVNGEERQKADLFAEVQKFLRLVVVFEPEDADASVTTPQTSNLGTVKGIIDSSFGKTGKVKLIFDGPVFADPAANTTTAPTGAVLAVTSNRRKKSATDPSAEDGSNSGGVFLRPGRILLILKKYPFALHSGLEQ; encoded by the coding sequence ATGTTGAATGTAAACATTGGGCTTCTTGGTCACGTCGATAGCGGCAAGACGGCTCTGGCCAAGGCGCTGTCACGgaccgcctccaccgcggcCTTCGATAAGAGTCCACAGAGTCAGTCACGTGGGATTACGCTGGACCTCGGCTTCAGTGCGTGTGAGGTGTCTGTTGAGGACGGCAACGAGGACGCCTGCGAAGTCCTGCGGTCAGCCGAGTTGACCAAGGTGCAATGCACGCTGGTTGACTGCCCTGGGCACGCCTCCTTGATTCGCACGGTGGTTGGTGGAGCGCAAATCATTGACGCAATGGTGTTAGTCATCGACGCAACTAAGGGCATGCAAGCCCAGACGGCAGAGTGCCTCGTCCTGGGTGAGGTGATGGCAAAGCCGCTCGTCGTTGTACTAAACAAGGTGGATGCTGTTCAAGGTGCTACGCCGGAAGCAAAGGCATCGACACTGGCAGCACTCAAGCAAAGGCTGCAGCAGACGTTCCGCCGCACACGGTGGCCCACGGTGGTCATTGTAgaggtggctgctgcgccacgcgAAGTAATGGGTATGATCGGACCCCCCGTGAACACTGAGGCGGTGTTGCCTCAGGTACTGCGCGTCGTCGACCTCGTGGCGCTGAAGGctgcaaaagagagggagggggaaaggccAGAGCGGTTTTACATGCTCGTGGATCACTGCTTCGCCGTGCGGGGCCAGGGAACCGTATTCACAGGGACTGTTGTCGCCGGCATGGTGCAGGTCGGGGACACAGTGCTCGTGCCGGAGCTGCAAATGACCCGAAAGGTAAAGGGTCTGCAGGTGTTTCACAAACCGGTGGGGTTGGCGCGCAGTGGGGACCGCGTGGGACTATGTGTGGCTCAATTTGACCCTACGCGGATGGAACGCGGTGtcctctgcagcgctgcaagcAGCGGCCGAACGTTGGCGAACTCCTCGCAGCTGATTGCCAAGGTGCATCGTGTGCGCTATCACCCACTGCCatgcgacacacacacgaagttTCACATTTCGATCGGCCATGCTACTGTGATGGGGACCATGAGGTACTTTTCGCGGCCGGCGCGCACTAACGCGAACCTCAACGTCTCCGGCGCTGCGGACCGATTTGATCCTTTCATCGAGAGTACGTGGGTGGAAGAGCTGGGTGACGAGGTCGTGGTCAGCTATAATACGTCAACAAGTTCCACTGCAAGCGCGCCCGGACGGCCGTTACTGCCCGCACCGGCGGAGCAGGACTACTACGCCGTACTACTGCTCGAACGACCTGTGCTGGCGGCCTCTGGCGTGTTCATGATCGCTATGCGCCTGGATGTTGAGAGGGAAAACTTTTGTCGCATTGCACTTGCCGGCACGGTATGCCACGTGTTCAGCAAAGACAGCACTGCTGTGACGGCTGCGACACCCACCTTGGGCGACTCGGAACACTCTTCGAATCACACTCAGGTACCTGCATGGCGAAGGCTTCCAGTAGTGCGCTACCGATATCGCACGCTGCGAGTGAACCGGGTACTGGACAGCCGGAGCTGCATTGCCACCGGCGTCGTGTCGCTGCAGACGCCAGGCGAcggaggtggcagcgccacgcCAGCCCGAGCGTTTTCAAGTGCTAAACGAAATAAAGACAGTGTCAACGGCGAGGAGCGCCAAAAGGCGGACCTCTTTGCTGAGGTACAGAAGTTTCTTCGACTTGTGGTCGTCTTTGAGCCCGAGGATGCCGACGCATCCGTGACAACCCCTCAAACCAGCAATCTTGGCACTGTCAAGGGCATCATCGACTCTTCGTTTGGCAAAACTGGAAAGGTGAAGCTTATTTTCGATGGCCCTGTCTTCGCCGATCCCGCTGccaacaccaccacagcgccgacCGGCGCAGTCCTAGCGGTGACAAGTAATAGGCGCAAGAAGTCGGCAACGGACCCGAGCGCAGAGGACGGGAGTAACAGCGGAGGTGTATTTCTTCGACCGGGACGCATTCTTCTGATTCTGAAGAAGTACCCCTTTGCTCTTCATTCAGGCCTCGAGCAATGA